The Streptomyces sp. NBC_00078 sequence GCCGAGCGGATACGGGAGGCGTTGTTCCGCGCCGGCATCGTCGCCGAGACCTCGGGGTCGGGGCATGTACTGAAGCTCCTGCCACCCCTGACGATTCCCCTCACCGATTGGAAGGACGTGGCGGACACCCTGGGCGACACCGTCCAGGTACTCGCCACGGCGTAGTCGCCCGACGCCCTGGGGACGAGCCGAGCGGCCGCGGCCGTCCCCGGGACCGAAGGCGCGTTCAGCCCCGGAATGTCGCGGCCCTCGGCGAGTTCGCCAGCCGTACCCCGGCCGTGGCCGACCTCGTGCTGGTGCGCGGCAACCTGCCGACGTCCGGGGTGGCCGGCGAGCAGGCCCCCAGGCGGCGGTCGCCCGCCGGCCGCTCGCAGAGGCCGGTCAGGCTCGGTCCCGTGAACCCCCACATCCGGAACCGGATCACGGCCGGTGCTTCCCTGATGATTGAGTGAGTTCAAGGGACTCACAGGGGTGGAAGATGGACGAGTGGTGGCTGGTGTTCGTGCCGGATCCGGAGCGGTGGGAGCCGCTGCCGGAGGAGGGGGTGCTGGGGTGGGGGTCCGTGACTTGCCGGCCGCGGTGGCCGCGGTGGGGCTTCAGCCGGGCGATCCGGTTTTTGTACGGCCTGATTTCGTGGTCGATCCCGAGCTGCTGGAATTCGTACGCTCCCCGGAATTCCACCCGCTGGAGCGGGAAACTCGGCGGAATTACGCACTGGATATCCGGCTGTTGCTGACTTGGTTGTGGCGACGCGGGATACCGTGGCGGCAAGCGACCGAGGCCGACTTGCGCGCGTACAGGGAATTTCGGTGTGACTCGCCACTCAACCCAAGCCGAATCAGCGGGGCGAAGTGGGATCGGGAAGCGCCGGCTTTCACACGGCTCTACCGGTGGGCGAAGGTCACGCCGCTGCCGGTAGACAGCAAGCGCCGGACAGACCGCGCAGCGGACGCCCGCAGCTCGCGAGTGTCGTGGCTGACACCACGAACTTGGGGTCTCTGGCAGGACGTGGGCCTTCGCGGCCTCGGTCCCGACGGGACACCGGTGCCGGGCTGGGACGCGCGGACCGAACTTCGGAACACCTCGTTCGTCGGGTTCACCCTAAGCTCGGGACTGCGGCGGCAGGAATCCAGCGCCATGTTGACGTTCGAAGTGCCGTCCCGACCGCTGCGCTCGGGCCGCTACTGCCACGGGGAGGTGGCCCGAGCGCTGTCCCGGTCGAAGCGAGACCGGACCTTCTACGCGTCGGTCGATTCATTGCGCCAGGTCAGCGCCTACGCTGAGTCGGAGCGGGCCTGGGCAGTCGAACGGGCCCAGGTCCAGGGACGCTACGAGAAGTTGCCGCTGATGCGGCTGATCACGAAGGTCACGACGGGCCGCACCCCGACGGTCCACTGGGTCGACCGCGACGGCGTCCAAGGCCGATATGACCTGAACCTGCTCGACTGGCGCGAGCAGCAGTGGCTGTTCGTCGAGGGGCCACAGGGCCCGGAGCCGGCGTGGTTGTGGCTGACCGAGCAGGGCCTGCCCATGCTGCCGGACCGCTGGAACACTGTGTTCCGGCAGGCCAACCAACGGTGCGAGCAGGCTCTGCTGACTCCGCAGGAGCGGGAGACATCCCGGCTGCTGCGGGTCGCGGAGATCCGGGGGAAGGTCCCGTACGCGACGCCCCATTCCATGCGTCACTCGATGGCGCTCTACATGTTGATCCTGCTCAACGAGTTGATGGACAAGAAGTACGGGCTGACCGCCGCGGACCGGCGCGACTTCGCCCAGCTCTACGGCGACCCGTGGTGGCTGGTGAAGACCCTGTTGGGGCACAAGGACGTTGAGACGACGAAGGAGCACTACCTCAACCCTCGGGAATTGCATCAGACGGGCGAGAAGTCGCAGGCCGCCTGCTCGTGGAGGGAGTCTGGCGGACTCCGACACTACTACGACCTAACAGCTTGACCAGGCATGTTGCCAACGTTTTCCCGTCTGATGCATGATCTGCCCTCCAGAAGGGATGGTCTGGAGTGGTGCATCAGCAGAAGGTGGCCCTGGCGGGGTCGGCATACCTGGAACTCGTCTCCGGGGTGGTTCAACTGCGTCCCGAGGACGCGATGTTCGACGCGATGTTGCGGGGCTGGCGGGCCCAGCAGAAGTCGCGGGGGCTGAAAGACGAGACGATCG is a genomic window containing:
- a CDS encoding integrase — translated: MGVRDLPAAVAAVGLQPGDPVFVRPDFVVDPELLEFVRSPEFHPLERETRRNYALDIRLLLTWLWRRGIPWRQATEADLRAYREFRCDSPLNPSRISGAKWDREAPAFTRLYRWAKVTPLPVDSKRRTDRAADARSSRVSWLTPRTWGLWQDVGLRGLGPDGTPVPGWDARTELRNTSFVGFTLSSGLRRQESSAMLTFEVPSRPLRSGRYCHGEVARALSRSKRDRTFYASVDSLRQVSAYAESERAWAVERAQVQGRYEKLPLMRLITKVTTGRTPTVHWVDRDGVQGRYDLNLLDWREQQWLFVEGPQGPEPAWLWLTEQGLPMLPDRWNTVFRQANQRCEQALLTPQERETSRLLRVAEIRGKVPYATPHSMRHSMALYMLILLNELMDKKYGLTAADRRDFAQLYGDPWWLVKTLLGHKDVETTKEHYLNPRELHQTGEKSQAACSWRESGGLRHYYDLTA